GCCCGCGCCGCTGGCGTTGGTCAGGGCCACCCCCTCGCccttcttctgcttctccttccgCGTTATCGTGTGCGTCAGGTCCGGGTTCCACTCCTGCAAGCAGAGTGACCAAGCCCTGAGTGcccggctgccctgcagggctgccagcacccAGGCAGGGCGCCCAGCCTCACCTCAAACTGGGGCCAGTTCATGGGCATGCCGGGGCCGCTGGTGCTGCGGAACCACCGCAGGTCCTCCTGCGCGTCCGACATGCGGATGGTCTGCTCCAGCTCCCGGTACACGTTGGCGTAGCTGTGGGGAGAGACGtgtttggggggctgtgggTCAGGTggggccctggggacagcgtgggacagggacaggcccAGGCTGTGTCACCTGGGGACAGACTGTGGGTCCTCCAAGCCACCAGGGGGTGACaggctcctgcacagcctcctGCCACTCTGGCACCTCTTGGTGACCAGCATGGCCAGAATCTGCTGCCCCTACCTGCTGCTCTCGGCCAGGTTCAGGTGCCTCTTGATgtccagcagcatctccttgAGGAAGTTGAGCCTCTTCTCCTCgaactgctggcactgctcgaAAACCTGCTCCATGCTCTCGATGTACTGTGGGGTGCACTTGTTCAGCTCATCCAGCACCTTCTCGTACTTCTCCTGAGTCTGCAAAGACACAGGAGGGACCCTGGTAGTACCTCGAGCACCTCAGAGGCTGTTTCAGGGTGCTGAGAGGTCTGGTTTGGGGGTCACCAGAGCTGGGGAGCCCAGACTGAGCCAGGAGCCTCAGTGGGTGGAATCAGCCCCCAAAAGTGGGGTaaatccctgcccagctcacacTCCCCTGAGCACTGCCTGCAAGTCCTTATCctccagggacacagggatgggaaaatgggaaCTGATGGTGGAGAAAGCAATGTGGTGGCCATCTCCACTGGTTTCCCTTGCCCAATGCCCCGTGCatccagcacagggcagtgctTCACACCTTTTGCACGTCTTGCTTGCACTTTTCCACTTTGTCTTGGAgcttcttctgctgctcaggagTGTTGGACTGATCCGCCTTGCTGTTGGCTTCACGGGTCATGGCCAGCTTCTCCTCCTTGCACGCCAGGTGATAGGCTTTCTTGGCTGTCTCCAGCTGTGGGGAGGACACAGAAGGGACATCAGAGCAGCAGTCACAGCCCCCTGCCAACCCCTCTGCCTGTGGGGAGGTCCCACGTGTCTCTCCCAGCCTGGACTGGGGACACAGAGTTggacctggggacacagggttTCCCCAGGACACTCTGTGCTTCTCTCACCTCCTTGAGCTTCTTGGCCCAGGGCTTCTGGGCTTTCCGGAAGCCATCCTCAGCCTCCTTGGCCTCCTTGAAGCCCCCCATGATCTGCTTGTGGTAGGCGTCCTTCTGCCAGTTCTTGACCTTCTCGAAGTCGTCGTTCAGGAGGCTGTTCTTCACCTCCTGGTGCAGCTCGCTCACCTTGTCCGCCTCCGTCATGATCGCGGCCCAcgccttctccaggctgccaTACTGGGGACCTGCGGGCCAAGGGGACACCTGGGGGTCACCCCACTGCCCTCACCCCCTCCTTTTCTGCCAGGGGAAGCTGTGATTGCACACCCAGGTGTCCTGGGGAAAGCCTCCTGTGGGGAAGCCATGGTACCTTTCTCGATgagctgcctccacctcttgGACCAGTCGGTGAGCTGCTGGGCGTAGGACTTCTCGATCTTGGCCCGCTCGTGCACGCAGTTCATGAGGTCATTGCAGAGCCGGTGCCCATCGTCGATCCGCTTCACCGTGCGCTTGTAGTTCCCCACCTGGCATGGCCACGGGGacaggcagctgtgggggcTGCGGCCACCCCacctggctcagccccagctgccctggggggGCTACAGGGGAAGCACCAATTGGCAGTTTGGGGGTGCAAGGATGGAGCTTTGGGTTGGAGCTGCTCAAAtccagctccctccagcccctctgtcaCTCAGGGACAGCCAAGATTGAGAGCTTGGGCAGAGCCACCACAGCAGGGATGCTCTCAGGCAGAGGAGGGAggtcagcccccagcccaggggacaccGTGGGGTGCAGTGACAGTGGCGGTGGGGTCTGTGGGAGGAGAGGATGGCCCGGACTCACTCACCTCCCAGAAGCTGTCGGTTGTCTCCTCGGCGGCCGATGCCGACTCGTCATAGGAACCCGACATGGCTCCCGCAGGCGCTGGGGCTTTCCTGGGCAAACACCAGCCTCATgcactgaggggacaggagaggggagTCACAGGAGGTGCAGGGGACCCCCATTCCTCCTGCCAACAGCTCTGTGGGACAAGCATCCGGATACAGGGGACAGTGCCCACTCCAGCTCTGGACCTACAGGCTCTTCCAGTGCCCACCACCCACTTGGTGCCATCCAAACACCCTCGGAGCCAGCGGTGGTGGGAGGGAATCATGGGGAGCAGCACAGTGGGCACTCactgggcagagcctggctcaGCACTGGGAGGTGCTAGGCAAGGGGCCATGGCAGAGTCAGGGGATGCGCCGCCCAAGAAATTCTCGTCCTGCTATTCCACCCTAATCCGTCCTGATCTTCAGAAAAATGGCATCCCCAGAGCGCCACGTGGCCCCGCAGCGTGGCTTAACccctgagagctgggagggggTCGGTGgctgggggtggcactgcatggggacagagcagggactgTGGTGGCCGTTTCCTAAGTGTTCTCCTCATCATCCCCATCCTGACCTGGATTTGGACAGTGTTTCCACAGGAAAGCACTGGGCCTATCCTGCATGGCATCTGCCACCAGAATGGGGACAAGATGGCCATGGACAGCTCAaatttcctcctgctctgtccctAAAAGGGCTGAGAGGGATGTGGCCGTGAACATCACACACCATCCCTTCCTTGGGGAGGCGGGATGGGCTGAGGAAggcctgtgctctgccctgtggtggggtggcagggcacagctggaagcACAGGGTCCCGTGGGGAGCACCGGTGAGTGCCCACGCTCTCCAGCTGTGCGCACAGCTGGCCCTGAGGTGTCCCCAGGCCGGGGCAGGGCACGGCCCCAGGAGGACGGGGACCTGAAACAGTTACTGGAGCACAGCGCAGGGCTCGCTGTGCTGGAAGTAACAGGGCCCGGCAGGGATTTAGTGATATAACCAGGGAGGCACCAATCCCCTCCACCCTCCCCAGACGGTTAAAAATAAACGCGTGACTGTCCCTCGCTCCGCCGCCGAGACGCAGATGggtgggggacagcagggtcccCCCGCAGCTGGCAGCACGCAGCGCCCGCGCCTGCCTGGCACCCACGGCACCGCCACCGCCACTGCCTGGCACCCACAGcgctgccactgccactgcctgGCACCCACAGCGCTGCCACCACTCCTCTTAGCACCCACAGCACGGCCACCACCATTGCCTGGCACCCACGGCACCACCACTGCCTGgcacccacagcactgccaccgCTCCTCCCAGCACCCATAGCACGgccactgtccctgcctggcaccCACAGGAGCACTGTGCCTGGCACCCACGGCAGCACCACCGCCACTGCCTGGCACCCAGAGCGCCAACACTACTGCTGCCTGGCACCCACAGCGCTGCCACCGCCGTCCCCACCCCAGCAGGCTGCCCCGGTGCACCTGCAGTGGTGACAGAGCacctggtggcacagccccaagggAGCCTGCAGGTGCTGCGTGCACCATCCCCCCTGaaagctgcaggcacagggtgttgtgCCCTGGGTTTTGctgcatggcatggcatggcaagGGCACCCTCAGGGTGACAGCTCCAgcgtgccagggctgggatggggacgGCAGAGAGGGAGCACACCCATGGCTGGGTGTACCCCTGGACCCACGGGcacagtgccagcccctgctgccccagcgAGCCACTCATGCCAGGGGGCACTGCAGacatggctgctgcagctccctctccGAGCCACTACCTGGTCCGAGCCGCAGCCTGGGGGTTATTTTTGGCTCTGCATCACTTCCCAGCCAACGCTGCTGCCTCGGTGCCACGCTCCCGCCTGTGCCCCACGCACGACCATCCTTGCACGTGAGAGTGCCCACCGTGCCAGGCCGCCTCGGCCGCCTGTGCCACATGTGCCAGCCccttgccagccctgccagcccccggccctgccagcacagcccatcaCCTCGCATCAGGGCGGCCGGCGGTGATGCCTGGCGCCTGCAGAGCCGGCAGCCGAGCTGCGGCGTggagagctgccagccccagccaggcgCTGCTGCTTGGGTACCCCGGGCCTggggggctctgctgcagcccctcgCCTCCACGGAGCTGCCAGGGAGAAGCCACAGAGCGTTTGGCATCAAGTGACAGCGGAGtttgtcccagctcctgctccacgTGCCcttgggctgctgctcctgcagaagcGGCCCCGCTGCGTCTCTGCTGTCAGCACActcagtgctgggcactgaCACAGCTCTCCTCACcctccaggcagctcctgctgctgcaggggggtCTCTGCCCTCTGTGGGGGCCGGGCTGTGGCCGtggccctgcacaggctggaggctgctgcaatgcagaggctggtgctgctgacaCCGCGGGCACGGCATGGGCAGCTGCCCGCACCCCcatggcagagccctggctggcagagccctgtccccagcGAGGTGGGACAGACcagtcctgctgtcccctgtccccaggtcgCTCTCTCCAGGTGTGTTTGTTGTCCCAGACCCAGcatctctcctgcagccaagaTCAGGGCATGGGGATGTCACACTCCTGCCCCTGGGCACCTTGGCTGAGCCTGGTGGGGACCAAGGGCAGGAATGGCTGCAGAGCCTCTGGGCCAGGTTCCTCTGCTGCCAAGAGCATCCAGGGCGGGGGGGAAGCCACACTGGgagctgcactgctctgtgGGAACCCAAGCAAGTGGGCTGGGCCTCAGGCTTTTGGCCACAGGAAAGGTCATTTGCTCTCCCTTAGCACGGGGCTGCTTGAGGGTCCATTTTGGGGTGCAGAGCCACTGCCACCATGACGCACCACTGTGGCCATTGGTGGCAAAGACAAATGGATTCAGCCAAGGAGGTCCAgaggagcctggcagcagcatctcccatcGTGGGagatgctggtgctgctgtgctgcatccACCGTGGGTACCAGTGCCCATGTTCTGCTCTCACTGCGGCCACACACAGGGGTTGAGGTGGCAGCACATGGAGGGTGAAGTGGCCACCTTTGGGGGCTGAAGTGGCCAAGGCAGGTCCCAGGGAGAACCCGTGACACTGACGTGTGTCACAAGAGGctttgcagctgcaggagctgtgcctggttTGCTGCTCAGTGTGACCCAGCTGAGAGGCTGTGGGATTCCCACCCCAGGGCTGGTCTGCGTGTCCCAtggggctcctggggctggcaggggtcAGAGCTCAGGGGGCCAGGGGGTGTGCAGAGGTTTGTCTGTGGTGTGCTGAAGCGTGGCCCCCTCCAGAGCCCACGGGGACCCTGTGAGGAAAGGGTTAAGTGGGTGCTGCTGATTCACGCTGGCAGCTCCGcatcagcagtgcccagggctcagggctgagcagcctcagcacccaTCCTGCCCCCTCGTCATCAGACCAagcccagtgccaggcaggTCGTGAGCCTGGGCCCTTCCAGGGTGCTGTCTCCACGGGAGCAGGCTGGTGTAGGGTCCCTCCTGCATTCCCTGGCAAAGCCCCTTTGGCCGCAACATGAGCAGGGCTGGACCCTTGGGCAAAGAGCCAAACCCAGAACAGTGGGTGATTCCCCACGGGATTtcagccagagcagcaccatgaggctgcccaggacccAGCAGGGCATGAGGCGGCTGCAAGGGCAGCAGGACCATGGAGGAGACACGTTGGTAATGCTGGGAAACTCCTGGGAGCCACTTTTCCAAGGAAGCCTGGGTGGGATGTGCCTATGGCAGCCTCCTTGCTTCCATCAGGGTCATCTGCACTGATGGGGGATCTGAGGCCTGGGGACCTGCTGGACCCTGCAGGGTCAGGGCTTGTGGGCTCCCCCAAACCAGAGAGGAGGTTCAGCgacccaggagcagcagcaggagcctcgTGTCCTGTGCACAGACGGGAGCCTGCCGGgggccaggtgctgccaggttGCAGTAGCCAAGGGAGATGCgtttgctccaagccctggcagGGATCGTCTTCACAGCTCACgtgagctctgcagagagcttccccttccccctgAGCTCCCAAAACCCCCCTGCTCAGGGCACCCATTAATCTTCCAGGGATTTTAGGAGCCTCGTGCAAAAATTTTGGGAAGCTTGCTTGGCGTTTGCAGATAACGCAAGTGTCTCTCcaggggaggctgcagcccagctcag
This region of Ammospiza nelsoni isolate bAmmNel1 chromosome 23, bAmmNel1.pri, whole genome shotgun sequence genomic DNA includes:
- the PACSIN1 gene encoding protein kinase C and casein kinase substrate in neurons protein 1 codes for the protein MSGSYDESASAAEETTDSFWEVGNYKRTVKRIDDGHRLCNDLMNCVHERAKIEKSYAQQLTDWSKRWRQLIEKGPQYGSLEKAWAAIMTEADKVSELHQEVKNSLLNDDFEKVKNWQKDAYHKQIMGGFKEAKEAEDGFRKAQKPWAKKLKELETAKKAYHLACKEEKLAMTREANSKADQSNTPEQQKKLQDKVEKCKQDVQKTQEKYEKVLDELNKCTPQYIESMEQVFEQCQQFEEKRLNFLKEMLLDIKRHLNLAESSSYANVYRELEQTIRMSDAQEDLRWFRSTSGPGMPMNWPQFEEWNPDLTHTITRKEKQKKGEGVALTNASGAGDTGAQAGERGSVSSHDRGQTYSAEWSDDEGSNSFNTSEANGGANPFDEESAGKGVRVRALYDYDGQEQDELSFKAGDELTKLGEEDEQGWCKGRLDNGQLGLYPANYVEAI